One window from the genome of Populus alba chromosome 15, ASM523922v2, whole genome shotgun sequence encodes:
- the LOC118056260 gene encoding oxalate--CoA ligase — protein sequence MATPTLTGLLKRVAGEFPNRRAVSVSGKLDLTHARLHEIIERAASRLVASGIKPGDVVALTFPNTVEFVIMFLAVIRARATAAPLNAAYTTEEFEFYLSDSESKLLLTQQEGHSSAQAAASKLKIPHATATFSGADSELNLSPSPTESDDPNLISQLINDPSDMALFLHTSGTTSRPKGVPLTQLNLASSVNNIKSVYKLTESDSTVIVLPLFHVHGLLAGLLSSLAAGAAVALPSAGRFSASTFWKDMATYNATWYTAVPTIHQIILDRHFSNPESVYPKLRFIRSCSASLAPAILARLEEAFNTPVLEAYAMTEATHLMCSNPLPEDGPHKAGSVGKPVGQEMAILNENGVIQDADVSGEVCLRGPNVTKGYKHNPEANKVAFQFGWFHTGDLGYFDLDGYLHLVGRIKELINRGGEKISPVEVDAVLLSHPDVAQAVAFGVPDDKYGEEINCAIIRRDGTDIDEEEVLRFCKKNLAAFKVPKKVFLTDSLPQTASGKIQRRIVSEHFLAQISTASVPKFGA from the exons ATGGCCACTCCAACACTCACCGGGTTGTTAAAACGGGTCGCTGGAGAATTCCCTAACCGTCGAGCCGTCTCTGTTTCTGGCAAATTAGATTTAACTCACGCTCGTCTCCATGAAATCATCGAGCGTGCCGCTTCTCGCCTTGTTGCCTCTGGAATTAAACCTGGAGATGTTGTTGCACTTACGTTTCCAAACACTGTTGAG TTTGTGATAATGTTTTTGGCCGTGATACGGGCCCGCGCCACGGCAGCGCCGTTAAATGCAGCCTACACTACGGAGGagtttgagttttatttatCAGACTCAGAGTCCAAGCTATTATTAACCCAACAGGAAGGACACAGTTCTGCTCAAGCCGCAGCTTCCAAGCTTAAAATCCCTCACGCCACCGCCACATTCAGCGGAGCAGATTCTGAACTCAATCTTTCCCCCAGTCCAACTGAGTCAGACGACCCCAATTTGATCAGCCAGCTCATTAACGACCCATCTGATATGGCTCTGTTTTTGCACACGTCAGGCACCACAAGCCGGCCCAAAGGGGTGCCACTGACTCAGCTCAATTTGGCTTCTTCGGTTAATAACATAAAATCGGTGtacaaactcaccgagtcagactCGACGGTGATAGTCTTGCCGTTGTTCCATGTTCACGGGTTGTTAGCCGGGTTATTGAGCTCGCTCGCGGCCGGAGCAGCTGTGGCTTTACCATCTGCGGGCCGATTTTCGGCTTCAACATTTTGGAAAGACATGGCCACATACAACGCCACATGGTATACCGCTGTCCCTACTATACACCAAATAATTTTGGACCGGCATTTTAGTAACCCAGAATCGGTTTACCCAAAGCTTCGGTTCATTAGGAGTTGTAGCGCCTCGCTTGCCCCGGCCATATTAGCTAGACTCGAGGAGGCATTCAATACACCGGTCTTGGAGGCCTACGCGATGACGGAGGCGACCCATTTGATGTGTTCGAATCCATTACCGGAAGACGGGCCTCATAAGGCGGGGTCGGTTGGTAAACCGGTCGGTCAAGAAATGGCTATATTGAACGAGAACGGGGTGATTCAAGATGCTGATGTTAGTGGCGAGGTGTGCCTTAGAGGTCCAAATGTGACAAAGGGCTATAAACACAATCCGGAGGCTAATAAGGTTGCCTTTCAGTTCGGGTGGTTTCATACGGGTGATCTTGGTTATTTCGACTTGGATGGTTATTTGCATCTTGTGGGGAGGATTAAGGAGCTTATTAATCGTGGAG GGGAGAAAATATCACCAGTTGAAGTGGATGCAGTGCTTCTATCTCATCCTGACGTTGCTCAAGCAGTTGCTTTCGGAGTTCCCGATGACAAATACGGCGAAGAG ATAAATTGCGCCATAATTCGTAGAGATGGAACAGACATTGACGAGGAGGAGGTGCTGAGGTTTTGCAAGAAGAACCTAGCAGCTTTCAAGGTCCCAAAGAAGGTCTTCCTTACAGACTCCCTTCCACAGACGGCCAGTGGGAAAATCCAACGAAGGATTGTATCAGAACACTTCCTCGCTCAAATTTCAACTGCTAGTGTCCCCAAGTTTGGTGCCTAA
- the LOC118056265 gene encoding cytokinin hydroxylase, whose product MGVLFQVLVVSILAASLYMIWRILFSCWISPARAYLKLKKNGFGGPTPNFPLGNHKEIKNISRKAAAAASSTDISTFSSPGTSEISNDIHSSVFPYFSQWQKSHGKVFIYWLGTEPFLYIADPEFLKKMSSGVMGKSWGKPEVFKHDREPMFGNGLVMVEGDEWVRHRHVITPAFSPANLKAMPSLMVESTTKMLDKWAALINSGSQEIDVEREITATAGEIIAKTSFGISYENGSKVLEKLRAMQITLFKSNRYVGVPFSKLMFPGKTMEAKKLGKEIDALLLTIVTARKNSNEGCGQKDLLGLLIQENGVDGRLGKKLTTRELVDECKTFFFGGHETTALALSWTLLLLAMHPEWQNQLREEIREVTGDKEIDFTKLAGLKKMGWVMNEVLRLYSPAPNVQRQAREDIQVNDLIIPKGTNMWIDVVAMNHDPKLWGEDVNEFKPERFKDDLYGGCNHKMGFLPFGFGGRMCIGRNLTMMEYKIVLTLVLTRFSFSISPSYTHSPAIVLSLRPSNGLPLIVTPL is encoded by the exons ATGGGAGTGTTATTTCAAGTGCTTGTTGTTTCCATTCTTGCTGCTTCTCTTTACATGATCTGGAGAATATTGTTTTCTTGCTGGATCTCGCCTGCTAGGGCGTATCttaagttaaagaaaaatggGTTCGGAGGTCCAACTCCAAATTTCCCTCTAGGAAATCATAAGGAAATCAAAAATATTAGTAGGAAAGCCGCAGCAGCAGCTTCTTCTACTGATATCAGTACCTTTTCTTCTCCTGGGACCTCAGAAATCTCTAACGATATTCATTCTTCAGTTTTTCCCTACTTCTCTCAATGGCAAAAGTCTCATG GGAAGGTATTCATTTACTGGTTAGGTACAGAGCCATTTCTGTACATAGCAGACCCAGAGTtcctaaaaaaaatgagttcaGGGGTGATGGGAAAGAGTTGGGGAAAGCCTGAAGTGTTTAAACATGATAGAGAGCCCATGTTTGGTAACGGTTTGGTCATGGTTGAAGGTGATGAATGGGTTCGCCACCGCCATGTTATCACCCCTGCATTCTCTCCAGCCAACTTGAAG GCCATGCCAAGCTTGATGGTGGAGTCCACCACAAAGATGCTAGACAAGTGGGCTGCCCTCATAAATTCCGGCAGCCAAGAAATCGACGTCGAGAGAGAAATCACCGCGACGGCTGGAGAGATCATAGCCAAGACAAGCTTTGGCATAAGCTATGAAAATGGGAGCAAAGTGCTTGAAAAACTAAGGGCAATGCAAATCACTCTATTTAAATCAAACCGTTATGTAGGAGTACCCTTTAGCAAGCTCATGTTCCCCGGGAAAACCATGGAGGCCAAAAAACTTGGAAAAGAAATCGATGCTCTCCTCTTAACTATCGTAACAGCTCGTAAGAATTCTAATGAGGGGTGCGGTCAGAAAGACTTGCTAGGGTTGCTGATCCAGGAGAACGGTGTAGACGGGCGGTTAGGGAAGAAGTTAACAACAAGGGAATTGGTCGACGAGTGCAAGACTTTCTTCTTCGGTGGCCACGAGACCACAGCATTGGCTCTTTCATGGACATTGCTGCTCTTGGCGATGCATCCAGAGTGGCAAAACCAGCTGAGAGAGGAGATTAGAGAAGTTACAGGAGATAAGGAAATCGATTTCACAAAGCTTGCTGGACTTAAGAAG ATGGGATGGGTGATGAACGAGGTGTTGAGACTGTACTCACCAGCCCCTAATGTACAAAGGCAAGCTAGAGAAGATATTCAAGTAAATGACCTGATAATACCTAAAGGAACCAACATGTGGATCGATGTTGTAGCCATGAACCATGACCCTAAACTATGGGGAGAAGATGTGAATGAGTTTAAGCCAGAGAGGTTCAAGGATGACTTGTATGGCGGATGCAACCACAAGATGGGGTTCTTGCCTTTTGGGTTTGGAGGAAGAATGTGCATTGGTAGGAACTTGACAATGATGGAGTATAAGATTGTGCTAACCCTAGTTCTCACTAGGTTTTCATTCTCCATCTCCCCGAGTTACACTCACTCTCCGGCGATTGTTCTCTCCTTGAGGCCTAGCAATGGCTTGCCACTCATTGTCACACCCCTGTAG
- the LOC118056264 gene encoding uncharacterized protein, whose translation MLALQTPDFRGCKAAHELRSQSKLMMDLYNQMTTAAGLGKNVGGRQLPDRHRDGGIHQPSHISAETFTSRMKFDDGLKIRGSYVVGGSVCGWKFITWAGSGPNYYGVTKESHRDTLKKPAAGGSHCN comes from the exons ATGCTG GCTCTCCAGACACCTGATTTTCGGGGTTGCAAAGCAGCTCATGAACTTCGATCAC AATCGAAGCTCATGATGGATTTATACAACCAGATGACCACAGCGGCGGGGCTTGGGAAGAATGTGGGAGGGAGACAATTACCAGATAGACACCGGGATGGGGGAATACATCAGCCCTCGCATATATCTGCAGAAACATTCACCTCGCGGATGAAGTTTGATGATGGCCTGAAGATCCGAGGAAGCTATGTTGTCGGTGGGTCAGTTTGTGGTTGGAAATTCATTACATGGGCAGGTAGTGGACCAAATTATTACGGGGTGACAAAGGAATCGCACAGAGATACCCTCAAGAAGCCAGCAGCTGGTGGTTCCCATTGCAACTAG
- the LOC118056262 gene encoding LOW QUALITY PROTEIN: uncharacterized protein (The sequence of the model RefSeq protein was modified relative to this genomic sequence to represent the inferred CDS: deleted 1 base in 1 codon), whose amino-acid sequence MVSQYGIKYAVHIITNHFGPLVAKVCDCLLKKGPLPLREIVRYTELSETLVRNCLLVLIQHNCLQPFLLEEEGGFGEVNKVSSLYMVLFDNVLHRVRFSKFMAIVSQEFDKLCVDLIETLLQHGRLSSEQIFDGFRDTTEGNSSGGMEALQENMHNLVMARYVERCPITEPFLALPSEEEAAPVRRRGAKSAKAFLEPETLEQRVLVAAVPPEGLRFSFELNPEIGADREKVENNSSSNIGDKRKLDALESDIDGGVADKQVVLWRVNFEEFIRRLRHKICIETVRTRLDDEAATVFTAMLDASRSEEKKIKTASSVPLSENSIYAEVIKSEKGRNMTLDYVISVLVGLSSSPPFVRVVDNSYSIDFKHTIEVAQTDEVESIVYKKYGKDAYRMFRLLSKAGRLLETDKISDSIFLEKKETANILSKMWQGDYLQMEKLFAGPTQFLLWKVNMINLRERVLDDMFHAALNLSLRVAYELEQQKEILHLGVDGPMKEKYEKLKKVRFLLESSRMKLDDAIMIFHDF is encoded by the exons ATGGTGTCTCAATACGGCATCAAGTACGCCGTTCACATCATCACCAATCACTTTGGTCCTCTCGTCGCC AAAGTATGCGACTGCCTTCTCAAGAAAGGACCGTTACCGCTCCGTGAAATAGTCCGTTACACTGAGCTGTCTGAGACTCTCGTCAGAAACTGCTTGCTCGTCTTGATCCAGCATAACTGCCTTCAACCTTTCCTTCTTGAAGAAGAAG gtGGATTTGGAGAAGTAAATAAAGTGAGTTCGCTGTACATGGTGCTATTCGATAATGTATTGCATCGCGTTAGGTTTTCCAAGTTTATGGCTATTGTTTCGCAGGAATTCGATAAgctg TGTGTAGATTTGATTGAAACATTGCTTCAACACGGGAGGCTTTCGTCAGAGCAAATTTTTGATGGATTTAGGGACACTACAGAAGGCAA TAGTAGTGGAGGTATGGAGGCTTTACAAGAAAATATGCATAATCTTGTGATGGCGCGATATGTTGAAAGGTGTCCTATCACAGAACCATTTCTTGCATTACCGAGTGAAGAAGAAGCTGCTCCTGTGAGGAGGCGAGGTGCTAAATCTGCAAAg GCATTTTTAGAGCCAGAAACCCTAGAACAACGTGTTCTTGTGGCAGCAGTGCCTCCAGAAGGACTGAGATTTTCATTTGAATTAAATCCTGAGATAGGTGCTGACAGAGAGAAAGTTGAGAATAACTCCTCTAGCAATATTGGAGATAAG CGCAAGCTTGATGCTTTGGAGTCCGATATTGATGGCGGGGTTGCGGACAAACAAGTAGTTCTT TGGCGTGTCAATTTTGAGGAATTTATTCGCCGGCTTAGGCATAAG ATTTGTATTGAGACTGTGAGAACACGGCTGGATGATGAAGCTGCCACTGTCTTCACTGCAATGCTGGATGCATCAAGGAgtgaggaaaagaaaataaaaacagcaaGCTCAG TTCCTTTATCAGAAAATTCCATCTATGCAGAGGTGATTAAGAGTGAAAAGGGCCGTAATATGACCTTAGATTATGTTATATCTGTCCTTGTCGGGTTGAGTTCTTCTCCACCATTTGTAAGGGTGGTTGACAATTCATACAGTATAG ATTTCAAACATACCATTGAAGTAGCTCAAACTGACGAG GTGGAGTCaattgtgtataaaaaatatggCAAGGATGCTTATAGAATGTTCAGGTTACTGTCAAAGGCTGGTCGCTTACTTGAGACTGATAAG ATTTCAGATTCAATATTCCTTGAAAAGAAGGAAACAGCCAACATCCTTTCTAAGATGTGGCAGGGCGACTACTTGCAGATGGAG AAATTATTTGCCGGACCAACACAATTCTTGTTGTGGAAAGTAAATATGATAAACCTAAGGGAACGCGTCTTGGATGATATGTTCCATGCGGCCTTAAACTTGAGTCTTCGAGTGGCATACGAGCTAGaacaacaaaaggag ATTTTACATCTCGGAGTTGATGGGCCAATGAAAGAGAAGTATGAGAAACTTAAAAAAGTCAGATTTCTCCTGGAATCCTCAAGGATGAAGCTTGACGATGCTATAATGATTTTCCATGATTTCTAA
- the LOC118056261 gene encoding uncharacterized protein: MTSSFKILSVLALALTICVQGTLGEITCEHLDQDTCAYAISSSGKRCVLEKSVKRTGEEAYTCRTSEIEADRLRNWIETDQCIKACGLDRKSLGISSDSLLESRFAQQLCSPQCYDSCPNVVDLYFNLAAAEGVFLPGLCEAQEGNVRRGLMADIKSAGFVAPGPVKAVKYTYAPAPVEAVTYTAGSPATPPY, translated from the exons ATGACTTCTAGCTTCAAAATCTTGTCAGTCCTGGCTCTTGCCCTCACCATCTGTGTGCAAGGTACTCTAG GAGAAATAACATGTGAACATCTTGACCAAGACACATGTGCCTACGCAATCTCATCGTCCGGCAAGCGTTGCGTGCTCGAAAAAAGTGTAAAAAGGACCGGAGAAGAAGCATACACTTGCCGCACATCTGAAATTGAGGCTGATAGATTAAGGAACTGGATTGAAACAGACCAATGCATCAAAGCATGTGGACTTGACAGAAAGTCACTTGGAATCTCATCGGATTCTCTCCTTGAGTCTCGCTTCGCACAGCAACTTTGCTCCCCTCAGTGCTACGATAGCTGCCCTAACGTTGTCGATCTTTACTTCAACCTTGCCGCTGctgaag GTGTGTTCCTCCCCGGATTATGTGAGGCACAAGAGGGAAATGTCAGAAGAGGACTGATGGCCGATATCAAAAGTGCTGGTTTTGTTGCACCAGGACCAGTGAAGGCAGTGAAATACACATATGCCCCAGCACCAGTAGAAGCAGTAACATACACAGCTGGTTCCCCAGCAACGCCACCTTATTAA